The Juglans regia cultivar Chandler chromosome 2, Walnut 2.0, whole genome shotgun sequence genome includes a window with the following:
- the LOC108999168 gene encoding paired amphipathic helix protein Sin3-like 6 isoform X1, translating to MMAESLSLSLDHHQKQKFPDDEEIYENFLRIAKDFQYKRRSHKQEDAIEFLRLVKDTFKDRQPAETYDDHFLEALQLDSCRSSEKSCTDDHDKVLQLKDAYEFLNLVKEAFKDNPAIYHRFFLLIKHWRLKRIDFFALRSAVEDLFEGQPELLVGFNTFLPTGFEISTLAVSKIKEKARNLLYRIKMRFANDQNQHFVSFAESVNECCNGEKSFIQFLRELTVIFSSNEDLLLELVQGICNESFLS from the exons ATGATGGCTGAATCTCTATCTCTATCGCTAGATCATCATCAGAAGCAGAAGTTTCCCGACGATGAAGAAATATACGAGAATTTCCTCAGAATAGCGAAAGATTTTCAGTACAAAAG gcgTTCACATAAACAAGAGGACGCAATTGAGTTTCTGAGATTAGTGAAGGATACGTTTAAGGACAGGCAGCCTGCAGAGACATACGATGATCATTTCTTGGAAGCACTCCAATTAGATTCTTGCAGATCATCAGAAAAaag TTGTACTGATGATCATGACAAAGTACTCCAACTAAAGGACGCATATGAATTCCTGAATTTAGTGAAGGAGGCTTTCAAAGACAACCCAGCAATATACCATCGTTTCTTCCTTTTAATCAAACATTGGAGACTAAaaag GATCGACTTCTTTGCACTTAGGTCGGCAGTGGAAGATTTATTCGAAGGGCAGCCTGAACTGCTCGTGGGTTTCAATACTTTCTTACCAACAGGATTTGAGATCAGTACTCTTGCAGTTTCAAAGATCAAGGAGAAGGCAAGGAATTTGCTATATAGAATCAAG atgcGGTTCGCCAATGATCAAAACCAGCACTTTGTATCATTTGCAGAGTCTGTGAATGAATGTTGTAATGGGGAAAAGAGCTTCATCCAATTTCTAAGAGAG TTGACCGTTATCTTTTCTAGTAATGAAGATTTACTCTTGGAGCTCGTTCAAGGAATATGCAACGAATCTTTTTTAAGTTAG
- the LOC108999168 gene encoding paired amphipathic helix protein Sin3-like 6 isoform X2 — protein MMAESLSLSLDHHQKQKFPDDEEIYENFLRIAKDFQYKRRSHKQEDAIEFLRLVKDTFKDRQPAETYDDHFLEALQLDSCRSSEKSCTDDHDKVLQLKDAYEFLNLVKEAFKDNPAIYHRFFLLIKHWRLKRIDFFALRSAVEDLFEGQPELLVGFNTFLPTGFEISTLAVSKIKEKARNLLYRIKSL, from the exons ATGATGGCTGAATCTCTATCTCTATCGCTAGATCATCATCAGAAGCAGAAGTTTCCCGACGATGAAGAAATATACGAGAATTTCCTCAGAATAGCGAAAGATTTTCAGTACAAAAG gcgTTCACATAAACAAGAGGACGCAATTGAGTTTCTGAGATTAGTGAAGGATACGTTTAAGGACAGGCAGCCTGCAGAGACATACGATGATCATTTCTTGGAAGCACTCCAATTAGATTCTTGCAGATCATCAGAAAAaag TTGTACTGATGATCATGACAAAGTACTCCAACTAAAGGACGCATATGAATTCCTGAATTTAGTGAAGGAGGCTTTCAAAGACAACCCAGCAATATACCATCGTTTCTTCCTTTTAATCAAACATTGGAGACTAAaaag GATCGACTTCTTTGCACTTAGGTCGGCAGTGGAAGATTTATTCGAAGGGCAGCCTGAACTGCTCGTGGGTTTCAATACTTTCTTACCAACAGGATTTGAGATCAGTACTCTTGCAGTTTCAAAGATCAAGGAGAAGGCAAGGAATTTGCTATATAGAATCAAG AGTCTGTGA